AGTAATAGACCAGGTGCCCGCCGTCGAGCACCGGGATCGGCAGCAGGTTGAGAATGCCCAGGCTGATCGACAGATAGGCAAGGAAACCTATGAAGCTCTCGACGCCGGTACGCGCCGTTTCACCGGCGATGCGGGCGATGGTGATCGGCCCCGAGAGATTCGATGGCGAAATCAGCCCCACCAGCATCTTGCGCATCGCGTCCAGGGTCAACACTGACATCTCGGCGGTCTTGTTGAGCGACTGCCCGACCGCATCCAGAGGGCCGTAATGAATCTCACGCTGGTATTTGGCCGGCCATTCGGCACTGGCCACGCCGGCACCGATATAGCCGATGGACTGGCCACCCTCGGGGGTGCTCGGACGCGGTGTCAGCGCCAGGGTCTGGCGTTCGCCGGCCCGTTCGATTTCAAGCGTCAGCGGCTCGCCAGGGCTCGCGCGGACCCGGTCGACGAAGGCCATCCAATCATCGATCGGCGTGCCATCGACGCGGAGGATGCGATCGCCCGCCTGCAGGCCAGCGCTGGCCGCAGCCTCGCCATCCAGCACCTGGCCCAGCACCGCGGGCAGCGCTGGCCGCCAGGGCGTTAGGCCGAGGGTTGCCAGCGGCCGGGGCGGATCCTGGCCGACCAGCCAATTCTCGACGGGCAGACGATGTTCGCGCGCCGCCGTGGCGCCTTCGGGGCGCGAGGTCATGCTGATCGCGCCGGTCTCACCGATCGCCGCGACCAGCTTCAGGTTGATGTCGTCCCAGGAACGCACCGGCTCGCCCTGCACGGCGACGATTTCCTGCCCGGTAGACAGCCCGCCGCGGGCGGCCGCCGAGTCCGGCGCCACGTCGCCGACCACCGGTGCGACCGTGGTGATGCCGATCACGAACAGCAGCCAGTAGGCGATGATCGCCAGCAAGAAGTTGGCCAGCGGGCCGGCGGCAACGATCGCGATACGCGACCACACTCCCTGGCGGTTGAAGGCCAGGTGCGCCTCATCAGGATCGACCGGCGCCTCGCGCTCGTCGAGCATCTTGACGTAGCCGCCCAATGGAATAGCCGCCACGGCGAACTCGGTACCGTGGCGATCGACCCGCGACCATAGCGGTTTGCCGAAGCCCACCGAGAAGCGCAGCACCTTGACGCCGCAACGCCTGGCCACCCAGAAGTGGCCAAACTCATGAAAGGTGACCAGCAGTCCGAGAACCACGATCACCGCCAGCACGTCCTGTATCACGCTCATCGCAGTTTACTCCCGCCCATAGCGTTCCAGGTGATGACGGGCCGCCCGACGGCCCCGGTCATCCTCGGCGAGGATGCCTTCGAGTTCGTCGGCCGCCGACGGCGAACAGGCCGACAGCACAGCCTCGTTGAGCTCGGCAATGCCCGGGAAGGATAGCCGGCCTTCGAGAAAGGCGTCCACGGCCACCTCGTTGGCGGCATTGAGCAGCGCAGGCGCGCTCCCGCCGGCGGCCATCGCCTCACGGGCCAGCCGCAGGCAGGGAAAGGCCGCCTCATCGGGTGCCTCGAAGTCGAGCCTGGCGACCTGAAACAGGTCGAGCGGCGCGACGCCTGCCTCGATGCGCTCCGGCCAGGACAGGCCATAGGCGATCGGCGTGCGCATATCCGGATTGCCGAGCTGAGCGAGCACCGAGCCGTCCCGATAGGCTGCCATCGAATGGATCACGCTCTGTGGATGCACGACCACCTGAATCTGCTCGGGGCCGGCATCGAAGAGCCAGCAGGCCTCGATTAGCTCAAGCCCTTTGTTCATCAGGGTCGCACTGTCCACCGAAATCTTGCGCCCCATCGACCAGTTGGGATGGGCACAGGCCTGGTCGGGGGTGACCCGGGTCAGGGCATCCGCCGACCAGCCGAGGAAGGGTCCGCCCGAAGCCGTCAGCAGCAGCTGGCTGACGCCGATGCGATCAAGGCCGCCACGATGCTCGGGAGGTAGACACTGATAAATAGCATTATGTTCGGAATCGATCGGCAACAACACGGCGCCATGCCTGGCCACGGCATCCATGAACAGGCCACCGCTCATCACCAGGGCTTCCTTGTTGGCAAGTAACACCCGCTTGCCAGCGCGCACGGCGGCAAGCGTCGGCACAAGCCCTGCAGCACCGACGATGGCCGCCATCACCACATCGGCCTCAGAAGCCTTAGCGACCTCAACCAGCGCTTCTTCACCGGCGCGTACTTCCGTAGGCAGCTGGGCCTCCGCCAGCCGCTCGCGCAGCCAGGCGGCATCGGCCTCGCTGCCAATCACTGCCTGGGCAGGGCGATGCGTCTGACACAGCGCCAGCAGGGCTTCCTTCGAGCGCTGAGCGGTCAGCGCATGCACCTGATAGCGTTCCGGATGGCGCGCGACCACATCAAGCGTGCTGGTGCCGATGGAGCCGGTGGCACCCAGCACGGTGACGCGCTGAGGGCGAGTGGTGTTGGATACAGAAAGACTCATAGCCACACCCGCAGCAGGGCAAAGATGGGAATCGCCGCGGTCAGGCTATCGATGCGATCCAGCACGCCACCGTGACCGGGCAGCAGCACCCCGGAATCCTTGATGCCCCGGGTGCGCTTCAACATGCTCTCGAATAGATCCCCAAGCACTGAGACCAGGGTCACCAGCACGGTGGCAAGCATCAGACCCAGGGTCTCGCCAAGGCCAAGCGACAGCCAGACGGCATAGCCAAGGGCCAACGCCAAGGTGGCGACCACACCGCCCACCACGCCTTCCCAGGTCTTGCCGGGACTGACGGCAGGCGCCAGCTTGTGACGCCCGAAGGCTCGGCCGGCGAAATAGGCCCCGGTGTCGGCCAGCCACACCAACAGCAGCACGAAGAGCAGCCACTCGACGCCGCTGGCACGCAGGCTGTTGAAGCCTACCCAGCAGGGCAGCAATACCACCAGGCCCATGACCAGGCGCCGACCGGGCGTCGCCCATTGAGCCCGACGCTCGGGGTAGTGAGTGATCCAGTAGAGGTTGGCAAGCCAGGCAGCCGCGCCGAGCCACAGCAGGCCGTTGGCCTGACCACTGCCGCCCGCCCAAAGCAGCAACATGGCAAGCCCCAGGCCTGCAGTGGCCGCGAGGCGGGAAGTCAGGCGCGACAGGCCGGCGAGATTGGTCCACTCCCAGGCGGCAAGCACCACCACCAGGCCCGTGAAGAGAGCGAAGGCGCCACCCTCGAACAGGAAGAGTCCGACCAGTGCCAGCGGCACCAGGATGACGGCAGTCAGAATTCGTTGCTTAAGCACCCTGGGCCTCAACTTGCTCGTGCGTCATGCCGAAGCGACGCTGGCGACGCGCGAAGTCGGCGAAGGCCTCATCGAGCGCCTCGGCGCCGAAATCCGGCCACAGCAGGGGAGAAAAATGCAGCTCGGCATAGGCCAGCTGCCATAGCAGGAAGTTGGACAGGCGCTGCTCACCGCTGGTACGGATGCAAAGATCCACCTCCGGCGCATCGGCCAGGCAGACCTCGCGGCCCAGCGACTGTTCATCGACCTGCGCGGCCTCGAGATCGCCTGCCGCCACACGGGCGGCGAGGCGCTGCGCGGCCTGGGCGATGTCCCAACGGCCGCCGTAGTTGGCGGCGATCACCAGGTGCATGCCGCGGTTGTCGGCGGTCAGTGTCTCGGCACGGGCGATGTGCTTCTGGATAGACGCCGAGAAACCCTCGCGCTCACCGATGATGGTCAGCCGAATATCATGTTCGTGCAGCTTCTTGACCTCCCGCTTGAGGGCGATCAGGAACAGCTCCATCAAGGCGTTGACCTCGGCCGGCGGACGCTTCCAGTTCTCGCTGGAGAAGGCGAACAGGGTCAGCACCTCGACCCCGCGCTCCGCGGCGCGGCGGATCACCGCCCGCACCGACTCGACGCCCGCACGATGACCGCGCACCCCGGACAGGCCATGGGCCTTGGCCCAGCGGTTGTTGCCATCCATGATGATCGCCAGATGACGCGGGGTCGCCCGGCGATGCGATTCAGGGGACTGCGGTGATGTCATGGGGGCTCGCATAGCAGTAGAACGATAGGCGGGCGATGCGATGTCGCCCGCCAGGCCTCAGACCGTCATCAGGTCCTTTTCCTTGGCTTCCAACAGCTTGTCGATCTCAGCAATGTGCTTGTCGGTCAGCTTCTGGATGGCGTCCGTGCCGCCGTGCTCTTCATCTTCGGAGATTTCTTTCTCCTTGAGCAGCGCCTTGATGTCACCGTTGGCATCGCGACGCACGTTGCGCACCGCCACACGGGCGTTCTCGGCCTCGGAGCGGGCCTGCTTGATGTAGCCCTTGCGGGTTTCCTCGGTCAGCATCGGCATCGGCACGCGAATCACGCTGCCCGCCGTTGCCGGGTTGAGGCCCAGGTCCGCGGTCATGATGGCTTTCTCGACCTTGGGCACCATGGACTTTTCCCAGGGCACGACCGCCAGGGTACGCGCGTCCTCGACGTTGACGCTAGCGACCTGGTTAAGCGGCATCTGGGCGCCGTAATAATCCACGGTCACCGCATCAAGGATGCTGGGATGGGCACGGCCGGTGCGGATCTTGTTGAAGTTCGCATGCAGTGACTCGATGGTCTTGTCCATG
Above is a window of Halomonas sp. I5-271120 DNA encoding:
- the rseP gene encoding sigma E protease regulator RseP yields the protein MSVIQDVLAVIVVLGLLVTFHEFGHFWVARRCGVKVLRFSVGFGKPLWSRVDRHGTEFAVAAIPLGGYVKMLDEREAPVDPDEAHLAFNRQGVWSRIAIVAAGPLANFLLAIIAYWLLFVIGITTVAPVVGDVAPDSAAARGGLSTGQEIVAVQGEPVRSWDDINLKLVAAIGETGAISMTSRPEGATAAREHRLPVENWLVGQDPPRPLATLGLTPWRPALPAVLGQVLDGEAAASAGLQAGDRILRVDGTPIDDWMAFVDRVRASPGEPLTLEIERAGERQTLALTPRPSTPEGGQSIGYIGAGVASAEWPAKYQREIHYGPLDAVGQSLNKTAEMSVLTLDAMRKMLVGLISPSNLSGPITIARIAGETARTGVESFIGFLAYLSISLGILNLLPIPVLDGGHLVYYFIEAVRGRPVSEQVQAVGFKIGLALVGSMMMMAMYFDLMRLW
- the ispC gene encoding 1-deoxy-D-xylulose-5-phosphate reductoisomerase; amino-acid sequence: MSLSVSNTTRPQRVTVLGATGSIGTSTLDVVARHPERYQVHALTAQRSKEALLALCQTHRPAQAVIGSEADAAWLRERLAEAQLPTEVRAGEEALVEVAKASEADVVMAAIVGAAGLVPTLAAVRAGKRVLLANKEALVMSGGLFMDAVARHGAVLLPIDSEHNAIYQCLPPEHRGGLDRIGVSQLLLTASGGPFLGWSADALTRVTPDQACAHPNWSMGRKISVDSATLMNKGLELIEACWLFDAGPEQIQVVVHPQSVIHSMAAYRDGSVLAQLGNPDMRTPIAYGLSWPERIEAGVAPLDLFQVARLDFEAPDEAAFPCLRLAREAMAAGGSAPALLNAANEVAVDAFLEGRLSFPGIAELNEAVLSACSPSAADELEGILAEDDRGRRAARHHLERYGRE
- a CDS encoding phosphatidate cytidylyltransferase → MLKQRILTAVILVPLALVGLFLFEGGAFALFTGLVVVLAAWEWTNLAGLSRLTSRLAATAGLGLAMLLLWAGGSGQANGLLWLGAAAWLANLYWITHYPERRAQWATPGRRLVMGLVVLLPCWVGFNSLRASGVEWLLFVLLLVWLADTGAYFAGRAFGRHKLAPAVSPGKTWEGVVGGVVATLALALGYAVWLSLGLGETLGLMLATVLVTLVSVLGDLFESMLKRTRGIKDSGVLLPGHGGVLDRIDSLTAAIPIFALLRVWL
- the uppS gene encoding polyprenyl diphosphate synthase, with protein sequence MTSPQSPESHRRATPRHLAIIMDGNNRWAKAHGLSGVRGHRAGVESVRAVIRRAAERGVEVLTLFAFSSENWKRPPAEVNALMELFLIALKREVKKLHEHDIRLTIIGEREGFSASIQKHIARAETLTADNRGMHLVIAANYGGRWDIAQAAQRLAARVAAGDLEAAQVDEQSLGREVCLADAPEVDLCIRTSGEQRLSNFLLWQLAYAELHFSPLLWPDFGAEALDEAFADFARRQRRFGMTHEQVEAQGA
- the frr gene encoding ribosome recycling factor, which encodes MINDIQKDAEARMDKTIESLHANFNKIRTGRAHPSILDAVTVDYYGAQMPLNQVASVNVEDARTLAVVPWEKSMVPKVEKAIMTADLGLNPATAGSVIRVPMPMLTEETRKGYIKQARSEAENARVAVRNVRRDANGDIKALLKEKEISEDEEHGGTDAIQKLTDKHIAEIDKLLEAKEKDLMTV